A genomic region of Streptosporangium lutulentum contains the following coding sequences:
- a CDS encoding metallophosphoesterase — MSLRTSRTRYLFAAAATLVALISAGGAATAQTISTQAMSTHGGQSTPSHTVWRGDFDANSAAWTVQTDGTAADWRGWRLTERDAWFAAATPAGVGCDPDQDAPLDPRCFLDQRNQFSRSRGVIAVADNGIAAAKGATVDAANPVTTTLASPGVPVSGQRELELVFSSHYRQAHKAVGRVTVSFDGGAETEILRYSAARISANGGGDVISGQEVVKVEVPNRAKTAVFRFGYTSNRPQLFWAVDDVVVRTPLAPLSGKAKATTLQVFSDVQGEGLPYLDGALDLLHREAPKAEAMLLAGDVISGPKENNQEQQVQEYNEVSSIFADQKHLPTLLPAIGNHDVRSSVLTRKQQVDNFVAFANKWGAKISKPYYEKVVGGVPIIVLGAEGTGTDPKQQDISDEQVAFLAQRLAYWSAQRKQVVVMGHNPFAWTVSGTYGEFYGNGPRVEQLEQIIGRYPNVIFLSGHSHWSPTRRDWSARVRTTGGDLDGFTAINTGGLAMEFGPSPDNPWDEDSMTDRPESPSALTMAVYPDRTVVRAFDVLTGEQINEVEVANPLYRG, encoded by the coding sequence GTGTCGCTTCGCACCTCCCGTACCCGCTACCTGTTCGCCGCCGCGGCGACGCTGGTGGCCCTGATCTCGGCCGGTGGGGCTGCCACCGCGCAGACCATCTCCACACAGGCCATGTCCACGCACGGTGGCCAGTCGACCCCCAGTCACACCGTCTGGCGCGGTGACTTCGACGCCAACAGTGCCGCTTGGACGGTCCAGACCGACGGCACGGCCGCCGACTGGCGCGGTTGGAGATTAACCGAGCGCGACGCGTGGTTCGCCGCCGCCACGCCGGCCGGCGTCGGCTGCGACCCGGACCAGGACGCCCCGCTCGACCCGCGCTGCTTCCTCGACCAGCGCAACCAGTTCTCTCGGTCCCGCGGCGTGATCGCGGTCGCCGACAACGGCATCGCGGCCGCCAAGGGCGCGACCGTCGACGCGGCCAACCCGGTCACCACCACGCTGGCCAGCCCCGGCGTTCCGGTTTCCGGACAGCGCGAGCTCGAGCTGGTCTTCTCTTCGCATTACCGGCAGGCGCACAAGGCCGTCGGCCGGGTGACGGTGTCCTTCGACGGCGGGGCGGAGACCGAGATCCTGCGCTACTCGGCCGCCCGGATCAGCGCCAACGGCGGCGGCGACGTGATCTCCGGCCAGGAGGTCGTCAAGGTCGAGGTGCCGAACCGGGCGAAGACCGCCGTCTTCCGCTTCGGCTACACCAGCAACCGGCCCCAGCTCTTCTGGGCCGTCGACGACGTGGTGGTCCGCACCCCGCTGGCCCCGCTGTCGGGCAAGGCGAAGGCGACGACGCTTCAGGTGTTCAGCGACGTCCAGGGCGAGGGCCTGCCGTACCTGGACGGCGCCCTCGACCTGCTGCACCGCGAGGCCCCCAAGGCCGAGGCGATGCTGCTCGCCGGCGACGTGATCAGCGGCCCCAAGGAGAACAACCAGGAACAGCAGGTCCAGGAGTACAACGAGGTCAGCTCGATCTTCGCCGATCAGAAGCACCTGCCGACCTTGCTGCCCGCGATCGGCAACCACGACGTGCGCAGCTCGGTGCTGACCCGCAAGCAGCAGGTCGACAACTTCGTCGCGTTCGCCAACAAGTGGGGCGCGAAGATCTCGAAGCCGTACTACGAGAAGGTCGTGGGCGGGGTGCCGATCATCGTCCTCGGCGCGGAGGGCACGGGCACCGACCCGAAGCAGCAGGACATCAGCGACGAGCAGGTGGCGTTCCTGGCCCAGCGGCTGGCGTACTGGTCGGCCCAGCGCAAGCAGGTGGTGGTGATGGGGCACAATCCGTTCGCCTGGACGGTCTCCGGCACGTACGGCGAGTTCTACGGCAACGGCCCGCGGGTCGAGCAGCTTGAGCAGATCATCGGCCGCTACCCCAACGTCATCTTCCTGAGCGGGCACAGCCACTGGTCGCCGACCCGCCGGGACTGGTCGGCGCGGGTGCGTACCACCGGTGGTGACCTGGACGGCTTCACCGCGATCAACACCGGGGGGCTGGCGATGGAGTTCGGCCCGAGCCCGGACAACCCGTGGGACGAGGACTCGATGACCGACCGGCCCGAGTCGCCGAGCGCGCTGACCATGGCCGTCTACCCGGACCGGACGGTGGTGCGCGCGTTCGACGTACTCACCGGTGAGCAGATCAACGAGGTCGAGGTGGCCAACCCGCTCTACCGCGGCTGA
- a CDS encoding VOC family protein translates to MLYAGALRYTVQPPPGGFDTWRDYWRSIGVPEDELGEGDGTDSIVDPEGYGPRVWFQQVPEGKVIKNRFHLDVKVGGKREDVPLETRKARVDAEAERLVQAGASVVRVLSQPGVDHYAVATVDPEGNEFDVVWRLFRTSSRLSRVPAAPERPPAAPTSAGFTTPSPGFHRSRKFRSLA, encoded by the coding sequence ATGTTGTACGCGGGCGCGCTGCGGTACACGGTGCAGCCGCCACCGGGTGGATTCGACACGTGGCGGGATTACTGGCGCAGTATCGGAGTGCCGGAGGACGAGCTGGGCGAAGGGGACGGCACCGACAGCATCGTCGATCCCGAGGGGTACGGGCCGAGGGTCTGGTTTCAGCAAGTGCCTGAGGGCAAGGTGATCAAGAACCGGTTCCACCTGGATGTGAAGGTGGGCGGCAAGCGGGAGGACGTACCGCTGGAGACCCGGAAAGCGCGGGTGGATGCCGAGGCGGAGCGGCTTGTCCAGGCGGGGGCGTCCGTTGTGCGGGTGCTGTCGCAGCCCGGGGTTGATCACTATGCGGTGGCAACAGTGGATCCCGAGGGGAACGAGTTCGACGTGGTCTGGCGCCTTTTCCGCACGTCATCACGGCTATCCCGCGTCCCCGCAGCACCCGAAAGGCCTCCCGCAGCGCCAACTTCCGCGGGTTTCACGACGCCCTCACCCGGGTTTCATCGCAGCCGAAAATTCAGGTCCTTGGCTTGA
- a CDS encoding type II toxin-antitoxin system Phd/YefM family antitoxin — MGGWQVQEAKQRFSEVVRRAVSEGPQVVTRHGEEVAVVIDIAEYRRLRGETPDFGRFLLAAPDWDDDIEFPRNRDLPREVDFD; from the coding sequence ATGGGCGGGTGGCAGGTTCAGGAGGCGAAGCAGCGCTTCAGCGAGGTCGTACGGCGGGCGGTGAGCGAGGGTCCCCAGGTGGTCACCCGGCACGGAGAGGAGGTGGCCGTGGTCATCGACATCGCCGAGTACCGCCGCCTCAGGGGCGAGACTCCCGACTTCGGACGGTTCCTTCTCGCCGCCCCCGACTGGGACGACGACATTGAGTTCCCTCGGAACCGAGACCTTCCCCGAGAGGTGGATTTCGACTGA
- a CDS encoding anthrone oxygenase family protein: MKLLQTVTLLACTISAGLMAGLFAAFAYSVMPGLSRSSDRTMVEAMQNINKAILNPTFMLLFMGSIPLIALAGVLAWRGHGGPALPWIIAAFVLYLVAFFITGGVNVPLNDQLAKAADAKHIAAAREQFESTWVFWNIIRALLHTAAFGCLAWALIVFGAHRLSSASQQTSPATTPYEMHQTSVG; the protein is encoded by the coding sequence GTGAAACTCCTGCAGACCGTCACACTCCTCGCCTGCACCATCAGCGCCGGCCTGATGGCCGGGCTGTTCGCGGCCTTCGCCTACTCAGTGATGCCGGGCCTGAGCCGCTCCTCCGACCGCACGATGGTCGAGGCGATGCAGAACATCAACAAGGCCATCCTCAACCCCACCTTCATGCTGCTCTTCATGGGATCGATCCCGCTCATCGCCCTGGCCGGCGTCCTGGCCTGGCGCGGGCACGGCGGGCCCGCACTACCGTGGATCATCGCCGCGTTCGTGCTCTACCTGGTGGCGTTCTTCATCACCGGCGGCGTCAACGTCCCACTGAACGACCAACTCGCCAAGGCGGCGGACGCTAAGCACATCGCCGCCGCACGCGAGCAGTTCGAGAGCACATGGGTGTTCTGGAACATCATCCGTGCTCTCCTCCACACCGCCGCGTTCGGCTGCCTGGCCTGGGCCCTGATCGTGTTCGGCGCCCACCGCCTGTCGTCGGCAAGCCAGCAGACATCACCGGCGACCACTCCCTACGAAATGCACCAGACCTCGGTCGGCTGA
- a CDS encoding SDR family oxidoreductase codes for MAMTLVLGGSGKTGRRVVKRLTAKDLPVRIGSRHGGLPFDWTDRTSWGPALQGVTTAYVSYYPDLAVPGAAETVGDFAAFAARSGVRRLVLLSGRGEEEAQTAEKAVQASGADWTIVRASWFNQNFSENYLLEPVLEGQVLLPVGDISEPFVDADDIADVAVAALTGEGHAGQTYEVTGPRLLTFADAVAAIASAAGRDITFTPVLAADYAAALTAEGVPAEIVDLLGYLFTTVMDGRNAHLGDGVQRALGRTPRDFADYTCDTAATGIWNRKDNM; via the coding sequence ATGGCCATGACTCTGGTTCTGGGCGGCTCCGGCAAGACCGGGAGACGTGTCGTCAAGCGGCTGACCGCCAAGGATCTTCCCGTGCGGATCGGCTCGCGCCACGGCGGGCTGCCCTTCGACTGGACCGACCGGACGAGCTGGGGCCCGGCGTTGCAGGGCGTGACGACGGCGTACGTGTCGTACTACCCGGATCTGGCGGTGCCGGGCGCCGCGGAGACGGTCGGCGACTTCGCCGCGTTCGCGGCGCGGTCCGGCGTACGTCGGCTTGTGCTGCTGTCCGGCCGGGGCGAAGAGGAGGCGCAGACGGCGGAGAAGGCGGTTCAAGCCTCCGGGGCGGACTGGACGATCGTGCGGGCGAGCTGGTTCAACCAGAACTTCAGCGAGAACTACCTGCTGGAGCCCGTGCTGGAAGGCCAGGTCCTGCTGCCCGTCGGTGACATCTCCGAGCCGTTTGTGGACGCCGACGACATCGCCGACGTGGCGGTCGCGGCGCTCACCGGTGAGGGACACGCCGGTCAGACGTATGAGGTCACCGGCCCTCGCCTGCTCACCTTCGCCGACGCGGTCGCCGCCATCGCCTCGGCGGCCGGCCGCGACATCACCTTCACCCCGGTCCTCGCGGCGGACTACGCCGCCGCGCTGACCGCCGAGGGCGTGCCCGCCGAGATCGTCGACTTGCTCGGATACCTGTTCACCACCGTCATGGACGGCCGCAACGCCCACCTCGGCGACGGCGTGCAACGCGCCCTGGGCCGCACCCCCCGCGACTTCGCCGACTACACTTGCGACACCGCCGCCACCGGCATCTGGAATCGCAAGGACAACATGTGA
- a CDS encoding type II toxin-antitoxin system VapC family toxin, with the protein MGIGYLLDTNVVSEARKRNGSPHVKDWIGGTHGPTLYLSSLTVGEIRCGVERRRRSDPAQATILERWLHGLHRQFSDRIVPVTSEVAEEWGRLNAVRPLPTADGLIAATARVNGWTLVSRNVKDFEGAGVSVVNPFELLH; encoded by the coding sequence ATGGGCATCGGCTACCTGCTCGACACGAACGTGGTCTCCGAAGCACGCAAGCGAAATGGGAGCCCGCACGTCAAGGACTGGATAGGCGGGACTCATGGGCCCACGCTCTACCTCAGCAGCCTGACGGTCGGTGAGATCCGCTGCGGGGTCGAGCGCCGCCGACGCAGCGACCCCGCACAGGCGACGATTCTGGAGCGCTGGCTCCACGGGCTTCACCGGCAGTTCAGCGACCGCATCGTTCCCGTCACCTCCGAGGTCGCGGAGGAGTGGGGGCGCCTGAACGCCGTCCGCCCGCTCCCCACGGCAGACGGTTTGATCGCCGCGACGGCCAGGGTGAACGGGTGGACCCTGGTCAGCAGGAACGTCAAGGACTTCGAAGGGGCGGGCGTGTCCGTGGTCAATCCCTTCGAGCTGCTGCACTGA
- a CDS encoding LysR family transcriptional regulator: MEQPDARTFLTLAEELHFGRTAERLHTSTAQVSKAVKKLERQVGAPLFQRSSRKVTLTPIGERLRDDILPGYELIQTGFARAIAAGRSVGGTLGVGFIGAAAGMFMMEVAKEFQDRYPDCEVRIKESLYGDGVELLRREEVDVLFVGLPVIEADLTVGPVLTREKPVLAVSARHPFAGRDAISFQDLARTTLLSAPVTLPDYYDASLVPQQTDDGRPIVRGPAFATTEEMLALVGAGKGTYPVPVQAARFYARPDVAYVPIHDARPFEWALVWRSTGETACVRAFNQAAQTLTVLP; the protein is encoded by the coding sequence GTGGAGCAGCCGGATGCACGGACCTTTCTGACGCTGGCCGAGGAACTGCACTTCGGCCGGACGGCCGAACGTCTGCATACCTCGACCGCCCAGGTCAGCAAGGCCGTCAAGAAACTTGAGCGGCAGGTCGGGGCGCCGCTGTTCCAGCGCAGCAGCCGGAAGGTGACACTGACCCCGATCGGGGAGCGGCTCCGCGATGACATCCTGCCGGGCTACGAGCTGATCCAGACCGGCTTCGCGCGAGCGATCGCCGCCGGTCGCAGCGTCGGCGGAACGTTGGGGGTGGGATTCATAGGCGCGGCGGCCGGCATGTTCATGATGGAGGTGGCCAAGGAGTTCCAGGATCGGTACCCGGACTGCGAGGTGCGGATCAAGGAAAGCCTGTACGGCGACGGTGTCGAGCTACTACGCCGGGAGGAGGTCGACGTGCTGTTCGTCGGGCTTCCCGTCATCGAGGCCGACCTCACCGTGGGGCCGGTCCTGACCCGGGAGAAACCGGTGCTGGCCGTGTCGGCCCGCCATCCCTTCGCAGGCCGTGATGCGATCTCCTTCCAGGACCTGGCTCGCACCACCCTGCTCAGCGCGCCGGTGACACTTCCGGACTACTACGATGCGTCGCTGGTACCACAGCAGACCGATGACGGCAGGCCGATCGTCCGCGGCCCGGCGTTCGCCACGACCGAGGAGATGCTGGCCCTGGTCGGCGCGGGCAAGGGCACCTATCCGGTCCCCGTCCAAGCCGCCCGGTTCTACGCGCGACCCGATGTGGCCTACGTCCCGATCCACGATGCGCGGCCCTTCGAGTGGGCCCTGGTCTGGCGCAGTACCGGCGAGACCGCCTGCGTCCGCGCTTTCAACCAGGCAGCGCAGACACTGACCGTCCTTCCGTAG
- a CDS encoding vanadium-dependent haloperoxidase codes for MSSSVAYASDGAPRANAVVVWDRNAQTAMWDVAQQQPPEQSRSAAMVHGAIYDAVNAIAGTPYQPYLTTPRVKGAASMDAAVASAAYRVLSALFPDQRERLTTQYDEALAGIPAGGSKQRGIAVGDQAASAMIAARKNDGAYGDQTWAVGTEPGQWRPTPPAFASSSAWIAHLKPFLIPSGSMFRTSGPPTLTGKRYAQDINEVKKVGSKTSAVRTEDQTQAAIWWQDRNGGDWEIKRQLATTQRLSTLQTARMYAMVNLSKADATIACNSEKAAWHFWRPITAIREAGTDGNPDTTPDSDWEPLLDTPPHPDFTSGHTCSTGASMSSLTHFFGRDDLSFSAFSPDAGATRAYHSFSQALAEVIEARVWGGIHTRSADVQGAKIGKQVSAYMGTHYFKPRT; via the coding sequence TTGAGTTCGTCGGTTGCGTACGCGTCGGACGGGGCACCGCGGGCCAACGCCGTCGTCGTCTGGGACAGGAACGCCCAGACCGCCATGTGGGACGTCGCCCAGCAGCAGCCGCCGGAGCAGTCCCGTAGCGCTGCCATGGTGCACGGGGCCATTTACGACGCGGTGAACGCGATCGCGGGCACTCCGTACCAGCCGTATCTGACCACGCCTCGCGTCAAGGGGGCCGCGTCCATGGACGCGGCCGTGGCGAGCGCCGCATACCGGGTACTGAGCGCGTTGTTCCCCGATCAGCGGGAGAGGCTGACGACGCAGTACGACGAGGCGCTGGCCGGGATTCCGGCCGGCGGTTCCAAGCAGCGTGGCATCGCGGTCGGCGATCAGGCCGCCTCGGCGATGATCGCGGCGCGGAAGAACGACGGGGCCTACGGTGACCAGACCTGGGCCGTGGGCACCGAGCCCGGTCAATGGCGGCCGACGCCTCCCGCCTTCGCCTCGAGCAGCGCCTGGATCGCTCACCTCAAGCCGTTCCTGATCCCCAGCGGGTCCATGTTCCGCACCTCCGGCCCGCCGACGCTCACCGGCAAGCGCTATGCCCAGGACATCAACGAGGTCAAAAAGGTCGGCTCGAAGACCAGCGCGGTCAGGACCGAGGACCAGACGCAGGCCGCGATCTGGTGGCAAGACCGGAATGGGGGCGACTGGGAGATCAAGCGCCAGCTCGCGACGACGCAGCGGCTCAGCACGCTCCAGACGGCGCGGATGTACGCGATGGTGAATCTGTCCAAGGCCGATGCCACGATCGCCTGCAACAGCGAGAAGGCGGCCTGGCACTTCTGGCGGCCGATCACCGCGATCCGGGAGGCCGGCACCGACGGCAACCCGGACACGACACCCGATTCCGACTGGGAGCCCCTGCTCGACACGCCGCCGCATCCTGACTTCACCTCCGGGCACACCTGTTCCACCGGGGCGAGCATGTCGTCACTGACGCACTTCTTCGGCCGGGACGACCTGTCCTTCAGCGCGTTCAGCCCCGACGCGGGCGCCACCAGGGCCTACCACAGCTTCTCGCAGGCGCTCGCCGAGGTCATCGAGGCCCGGGTATGGGGTGGCATTCACACCCGCTCGGCTGATGTGCAGGGGGCGAAGATCGGCAAGCAGGTGAGCGCGTACATGGGGACGCACTACTTCAAGCCAAGGACCTGA